Proteins encoded by one window of Actinomycetes bacterium:
- a CDS encoding aminotransferase class I/II-fold pyridoxal phosphate-dependent enzyme: MPDRLVQRMQPHEKTIFGDMSAKAARLGAINLGQGFPDQDGPEQIKQAAIRAIAAGHGNQYPPAHGLPELRHQIAAHQQRFYGLTPDWGSEICVTTGASEAIGATVMALVEPGDEVLMFDPYFDVYTAVVSLAGATRRCVPLTGPELRPDLTAFTAAITDRTRMLILNSPHNPTGVVFTEDELRWITEIAIEHNLIVLADEAYEHLWFDGHPHIPIATFPGMRERTVTIGSAGKSFSFTGWKVGWAVGPAELIAAVRVVRQHLSYVSSGPFQWAIAEALQLPDDYYEQFRYGLAAQRDQLTNDLAELGFGIIPTQGTYFLTTDVRALGFADGREFCEWIPEHAGVVAIPHAALSDHPDEAAPYVRWAFCKQPSQLSEAAQRLRTALDNR; the protein is encoded by the coding sequence ATGCCGGATCGCTTGGTGCAGCGCATGCAGCCACACGAGAAAACTATCTTTGGGGATATGTCGGCTAAGGCCGCCCGGCTAGGTGCCATCAACCTCGGCCAAGGTTTCCCCGATCAGGACGGGCCAGAGCAGATCAAACAGGCGGCCATTCGTGCGATCGCAGCGGGCCACGGCAACCAGTACCCGCCGGCCCACGGCCTGCCGGAACTGCGACACCAAATCGCCGCGCATCAGCAACGCTTCTACGGCTTGACCCCGGACTGGGGCAGCGAAATTTGTGTTACCACTGGCGCCTCAGAAGCCATCGGCGCCACGGTGATGGCACTAGTCGAGCCAGGCGATGAAGTATTGATGTTCGACCCCTACTTCGATGTCTACACCGCGGTGGTGTCGCTGGCAGGTGCAACACGGCGTTGTGTACCACTGACGGGTCCAGAACTGCGCCCTGACCTAACGGCGTTCACTGCGGCAATCACGGACCGGACTCGGATGCTGATCCTCAACTCACCGCATAACCCGACCGGAGTCGTCTTCACCGAAGATGAACTACGGTGGATTACTGAAATCGCCATTGAACATAATCTGATCGTGCTGGCAGATGAGGCCTACGAGCACTTGTGGTTCGACGGCCATCCGCACATTCCGATTGCCACCTTCCCGGGCATGCGGGAACGAACTGTCACGATCGGGTCGGCGGGAAAGTCGTTTTCTTTCACTGGTTGGAAGGTGGGCTGGGCGGTCGGACCCGCCGAGTTGATCGCGGCAGTGCGAGTAGTGCGCCAGCACCTGTCGTACGTCTCCAGTGGACCGTTTCAGTGGGCCATCGCTGAAGCACTGCAACTTCCTGACGACTACTACGAACAGTTCCGCTACGGTCTGGCCGCGCAGCGGGATCAACTCACCAATGATCTGGCGGAGCTCGGGTTCGGCATCATCCCCACCCAAGGCACCTACTTCCTTACGACTGACGTACGCGCGTTGGGGTTTGCCGATGGCCGAGAGTTTTGTGAGTGGATTCCAGAACACGCTGGCGTGGTGGCTATCCCACACGCCGCGTTGAGTGACCACCCCGACGAGGCCGCCCCCTACGTGCGCTGGGCATTCTGCAAGCAACCCAGCCAACTCAGTGAGGCAGCCCAGCGGCTGCGCACCGCACTAGACAACCGCTAG
- a CDS encoding DUF4188 domain-containing protein produces the protein MAKIHNGRYRSSIDGDFVVFLIGARLNRFRALNRMRRIGKQMQLMQKTLRDHPELGCMHTESWVGRTTLSVQYWRDFDSLERFARSPELPHLEPWREFNRLVRDSGDIGIWHETYLVPAGSYEAVYGNMPRFGLAVAADHHPADKRSTAARRLGNETAADAPVEAY, from the coding sequence GTGGCGAAAATTCATAACGGTAGGTATCGATCCAGCATTGATGGTGACTTCGTCGTGTTTCTTATCGGGGCCCGGCTAAATCGGTTTCGTGCACTCAACCGGATGCGCCGAATCGGCAAACAGATGCAGTTGATGCAAAAGACGCTGCGAGATCATCCCGAGTTGGGTTGTATGCACACAGAGAGTTGGGTAGGTCGGACCACGCTATCGGTCCAGTACTGGCGCGACTTCGACAGTTTGGAACGATTCGCCCGAAGCCCAGAGTTACCGCACCTGGAACCATGGCGAGAGTTCAATCGGTTAGTCCGCGACTCTGGCGATATTGGTATCTGGCACGAGACCTATCTCGTTCCGGCCGGCTCCTATGAGGCGGTGTATGGCAACATGCCCAGATTTGGGTTAGCGGTGGCTGCTGACCACCATCCAGCTGACAAGCGATCAACGGCGGCGCGGCGACTCGGCAATGAGACGGCCGCGGACGCGCCAGTCGAGGCGTATTAG